The Ensifer adhaerens genome contains a region encoding:
- a CDS encoding ABC transporter permease, whose protein sequence is MIELPFMYDAFVRLCGGIPLTLQLMALPVIAGAVLATGLAAMRLSNWPPLDLLARFYIFIFRGTPLLVQLYLIYYGLSQFPDMRQTFLWPFLREAYWCAALALALNTAAYSAEIIRGGVLSVPAGQIEAARAYGMSGFTLMRRIIAPQALRQMLPAYSNEVILMVKSTALASTITMMEVTGLAAKLISATYRPVEIFIAAGAIYLLLNFIVSRMFKLIEYRLSAAQRQPLYRRVAGEHA, encoded by the coding sequence ATGATCGAACTTCCCTTCATGTATGACGCCTTCGTGAGGCTTTGCGGCGGCATTCCATTGACGCTGCAGCTGATGGCGTTGCCGGTGATTGCCGGGGCGGTCCTTGCGACCGGTCTTGCGGCGATGAGACTATCGAACTGGCCGCCGCTCGATCTCTTGGCGCGTTTCTACATCTTCATCTTTCGCGGCACGCCGCTGCTCGTGCAACTCTATCTGATCTACTACGGCCTCAGCCAGTTTCCTGACATGCGCCAAACCTTTTTGTGGCCCTTCCTGCGGGAAGCGTATTGGTGTGCGGCGCTGGCGCTCGCGCTCAACACAGCCGCTTACAGCGCTGAAATCATCCGCGGCGGCGTACTTTCCGTTCCGGCGGGGCAGATCGAAGCGGCGCGCGCCTATGGGATGAGCGGTTTCACCCTCATGCGCCGCATCATTGCCCCACAGGCGCTCAGGCAAATGCTGCCTGCCTACTCCAACGAAGTGATCCTGATGGTGAAGTCGACCGCGCTGGCCTCGACCATCACCATGATGGAAGTCACGGGGCTTGCGGCGAAACTCATCTCGGCGACCTACCGGCCCGTGGAGATCTTCATCGCCGCCGGAGCGATCTATCTGCTGCTCAACTTCATCGTCAGCCGGATGTTCAAGCTGATCGAATACCGGCTCTCGGCCGCGCAGCGCCAACCCCTTTACCGACGTGTCGCAGGAGAACATGCATGA
- the repA gene encoding plasmid partitioning protein RepA gives MTATQARQDADHSQARRPADEAIAADARALSEQLKAMRERLFPPTAMKTLRSFTSGEAAKLIGVSDGYLRQLSLAGEGPQPDTGLGGRRSYSLSDINALRRHLAEQALAKGNAAKARSYLKWRDAEAGEHLQVISVTNFKGGSGKTTSSVHIAQYLAMTGHRVLAVDLDPQASLSALFGYQPELDLTGNDTLYGAIRYDAEARPLRDIIRKTYFDGLDLVPGNLELQEFEHTTPQALSARHNGSDAGPLFFARVQTALASVADDYDVVIIDCPPQLGYLTLSALCASTSVIVTVHPQMLDVASMNQFLYMTSDLLSVVREAGGELNFDFLRYLVTRFEPNDGPQAQIVGFMRSLFGERVLTSAMVKSTAVSDAGLTKQTLYEVGRENFTRATYDRAVESLNAVNGEIEALIHAAWGR, from the coding sequence ATGACGGCAACCCAGGCAAGGCAGGACGCGGACCACTCCCAGGCTCGCCGTCCGGCCGATGAGGCGATCGCCGCGGATGCGCGCGCTCTTTCCGAACAGCTGAAGGCGATGCGCGAGCGGCTCTTCCCGCCGACGGCGATGAAGACGCTGCGAAGCTTCACCTCCGGCGAGGCGGCCAAGCTGATCGGCGTATCCGATGGCTATCTGCGCCAGCTCTCGCTTGCCGGCGAAGGTCCGCAGCCCGACACGGGGCTTGGCGGGCGCCGGTCCTATTCGCTCTCCGACATCAATGCGCTTCGCCGGCATCTGGCCGAACAGGCGCTCGCCAAGGGCAACGCGGCCAAGGCCCGCAGCTACCTCAAATGGCGCGATGCCGAGGCGGGTGAGCATCTGCAGGTGATCTCGGTCACCAACTTCAAGGGCGGCTCCGGCAAGACCACCTCGTCGGTGCATATCGCGCAATATCTTGCCATGACCGGCCACCGCGTGCTGGCCGTTGATCTCGATCCGCAGGCATCGCTTTCCGCCCTCTTCGGTTACCAGCCCGAGCTCGATCTCACCGGCAACGACACGCTCTATGGTGCGATCCGCTACGACGCCGAAGCGCGGCCGCTGCGCGACATCATCCGCAAGACCTATTTCGACGGTCTCGATCTCGTGCCCGGCAATCTCGAGCTTCAGGAGTTCGAGCACACGACGCCGCAGGCGCTGAGCGCGCGCCACAACGGCAGCGATGCCGGCCCGTTGTTCTTCGCCCGCGTGCAGACAGCGCTCGCCAGTGTCGCCGACGACTACGATGTCGTCATCATCGATTGCCCGCCGCAGCTCGGCTACCTGACGCTCTCGGCCCTTTGCGCGTCGACCTCCGTCATCGTCACCGTGCATCCGCAGATGCTCGACGTCGCCTCGATGAACCAGTTCCTCTACATGACGTCAGACCTCCTGAGCGTCGTGCGCGAGGCGGGCGGTGAACTGAACTTCGACTTCCTGCGCTACCTCGTCACTCGTTTCGAGCCGAACGACGGACCGCAGGCGCAGATCGTCGGCTTCATGCGTTCGCTCTTCGGCGAGCGGGTTCTGACCTCGGCCATGGTGAAATCGACTGCGGTCTCGGACGCCGGCCTAACGAAACAGACACTCTACGAGGTCGGGCGCGAAAACTTCACGCGCGCCACCTACGACCGCGCGGTCGAGTCGCTGAACGCCGTCAACGGCGAGATCGAGGCACTCATTCATGCGGCATGGGGGCGCTGA
- a CDS encoding NAD(P)/FAD-dependent oxidoreductase encodes MALRKISNLHHLDHEYDLAIIGAGPAGMAAAVKAAATGARTILFDENPAPGGQIYRAIEQNAPARRGFLGKDYWKGKEVLQAFLRSEATYVPQALAWNVEQKETDAKTSVELRISAGGKSGVVHAQRVVFATGAMERPMPVRGWTLPGVMTIGAAQIALKSSGLVPDGRIVLAGSGPLLYLFADQLRQAGGKLVAVLDTTPHSNWTKALPCLPSFLASPYLLKGLSLLTKVRRSVPVFTAVAAIEIIGDDRARAIRFKTRGRIEELGVEGIFLHQGVVPSNSLANATGCLLEWNDRQKCFQPQLDARGRSSLPAIFIAGDGGGIGGALVAEAGGRIAALAACLDLFPEKARQIEPLLKKHERQRGTLTRGRAFIDMLYQPAPSFRAPTDRETIVCRCEEVTVGAIRDAAARNVVGPNQLKTMLRCGMGPCQGRMCTATITDILADVQQRSPADVGTYRLRTPIKPVPLREFASLPLTLDAVRAVTGDHSDRS; translated from the coding sequence ATGGCGCTTCGCAAAATCAGCAATCTTCATCATCTCGACCACGAATACGATCTCGCGATCATCGGCGCGGGACCGGCAGGAATGGCGGCCGCAGTGAAAGCTGCGGCGACCGGCGCGCGAACGATCCTTTTCGATGAAAACCCCGCCCCCGGTGGCCAGATCTACCGGGCGATTGAACAGAACGCGCCGGCAAGGCGTGGCTTCCTCGGCAAGGACTACTGGAAGGGAAAGGAAGTCCTGCAGGCGTTCCTGCGATCGGAAGCCACCTATGTACCCCAGGCGCTTGCGTGGAACGTCGAGCAAAAGGAAACCGATGCGAAGACATCGGTCGAACTTCGCATTTCTGCCGGCGGCAAGAGCGGCGTCGTTCATGCGCAACGGGTTGTGTTCGCGACCGGCGCGATGGAACGCCCGATGCCTGTTCGGGGTTGGACGCTTCCCGGCGTAATGACCATCGGCGCGGCCCAGATTGCGCTCAAATCCTCCGGACTGGTGCCCGATGGCCGCATTGTCCTGGCAGGCAGTGGCCCGCTGCTCTATCTTTTCGCGGACCAATTGCGGCAGGCAGGTGGAAAGCTCGTTGCGGTGCTCGATACCACGCCGCACTCAAACTGGACGAAGGCCCTCCCTTGCCTGCCGTCGTTTCTGGCTTCTCCCTATCTGTTGAAAGGCCTGTCTCTGCTGACCAAGGTTCGTCGGTCGGTCCCGGTTTTCACCGCCGTCGCCGCGATCGAAATCATCGGCGATGACCGTGCCAGGGCCATCCGCTTCAAGACCAGGGGCCGGATCGAAGAGCTCGGCGTCGAGGGTATCTTCCTGCATCAGGGCGTGGTCCCGAGTAACAGTCTGGCAAACGCGACGGGATGCCTCCTCGAATGGAACGACCGGCAGAAGTGTTTTCAGCCGCAACTGGACGCACGCGGGAGATCGTCGCTGCCGGCGATCTTCATCGCCGGTGACGGCGGCGGCATTGGCGGCGCGCTCGTCGCGGAGGCCGGCGGCCGGATAGCGGCGCTGGCCGCTTGTCTCGATCTCTTTCCCGAGAAGGCGCGGCAAATCGAACCGCTTCTGAAGAAACACGAAAGGCAGCGCGGGACGTTGACCCGCGGGCGCGCCTTCATCGACATGCTCTATCAGCCTGCCCCGTCGTTTCGCGCGCCGACCGATCGGGAGACGATCGTATGCCGCTGTGAAGAGGTGACGGTAGGTGCCATCCGCGACGCCGCCGCACGCAACGTCGTCGGCCCCAACCAGCTCAAGACGATGCTGCGCTGTGGCATGGGGCCGTGCCAGGGGCGCATGTGCACGGCAACCATCACCGACATCCTGGCTGACGTGCAACAGCGGTCCCCCGCCGATGTCGGCACCTACAGGCTTCGCACACCGATAAAGCCTGTTCCCTTGCGCGAGTTCGCCTCGCTCCCCCTCACGCTGGATGCCGTCCGGGCCGTTACCGGCGACCACTCCGACAGAAGCTGA
- a CDS encoding ABC transporter permease yields MGFAEGAWGIDMLRATGVTLCVAVSGFAAGAVFGSLAAAASFSSLRAVRILVDCYTTILRGLPDLLVIYLFYFGSSAVLSQLGALFGSEGFISAPVFLTGALAIGVVSGAYQAEVYRGAVLALSKGEIEAAKAYGMPSGLLFRRIILPQATRFAIPGVGNVWQLVLKESALISVVGLIELMRQAQIGAGSTRKPFTFFLTAAVLYLLISFVSSYLFRIAEKRAMRGIRRAI; encoded by the coding sequence ATGGGGTTCGCCGAAGGAGCCTGGGGCATCGACATGCTCAGGGCGACGGGCGTTACGCTTTGCGTTGCAGTCAGCGGCTTTGCCGCCGGGGCAGTCTTCGGCAGCCTTGCCGCGGCGGCTTCCTTCTCTTCGCTGCGCGCTGTGAGGATCTTGGTCGACTGTTACACCACGATCCTGCGCGGCCTTCCCGACCTGCTCGTGATCTATCTTTTCTATTTCGGCAGCAGCGCGGTTTTGAGCCAGCTCGGCGCTCTATTCGGCTCCGAAGGCTTCATCAGCGCACCGGTCTTCCTGACCGGAGCCTTGGCGATCGGGGTTGTGTCAGGTGCCTATCAGGCCGAGGTCTATCGCGGCGCGGTGCTTGCTCTGTCCAAGGGCGAGATCGAAGCGGCAAAGGCTTACGGCATGCCGAGCGGCCTTCTGTTTCGACGGATAATCCTGCCCCAGGCGACACGGTTTGCAATCCCGGGCGTCGGCAACGTCTGGCAACTGGTGCTGAAGGAATCCGCACTCATCTCGGTGGTGGGGCTGATCGAGTTGATGCGGCAGGCCCAGATCGGCGCAGGCTCGACCCGCAAACCGTTCACCTTCTTCCTGACGGCTGCGGTCCTTTACCTGCTGATCAGTTTCGTCTCGAGCTACCTGTTTCGCATCGCAGAGAAGCGCGCCATGCGCGGAATCAGGCGGGCAATATGA
- a CDS encoding LysR substrate-binding domain-containing protein — MNLRQVEAFRTVMLTGKMTAAAELMSITQPAVSRLIRDFEIDTKLKLFDRRGNQLTPTREALTLLQEVERAYVGLSRIKAFAEEISRQNAGMLRIAAMPALANGIMPRFLARFLRNRPNVHASLNGIPSSLVIEAVASGQVDLGFADGPLDRPGFLIETRPIPAVVAVPTGHRLADCETIMPADLANERMITLEPGTLFAMRVEVALAGVPRSSTLETRLSHTALTLVSEGAGIAIIDPSSATEFRGRGVVVKPFGIFVDAGFLAIRRNQGSDSVLAERFVSEFWKYHEALLNGAEADTAPR, encoded by the coding sequence ATGAACTTGCGTCAGGTGGAGGCGTTCCGAACCGTCATGTTGACCGGAAAAATGACGGCGGCTGCGGAGTTGATGTCGATCACCCAGCCGGCGGTGAGCCGGCTGATCCGCGACTTCGAAATCGACACGAAACTGAAGCTGTTCGATCGGCGCGGAAACCAACTGACGCCCACCCGGGAAGCATTGACGTTGCTGCAGGAGGTGGAGCGCGCCTATGTCGGCTTGTCGCGCATCAAGGCGTTTGCGGAGGAGATCAGTCGGCAGAACGCCGGCATGCTCCGCATTGCCGCCATGCCTGCCCTGGCCAACGGGATCATGCCACGGTTTCTCGCGCGGTTCCTGCGCAACCGCCCGAACGTTCATGCGTCGTTGAACGGCATTCCGTCGTCTCTGGTGATCGAAGCTGTAGCATCGGGGCAGGTCGACCTTGGTTTTGCCGACGGTCCACTCGACCGTCCCGGGTTCCTGATCGAGACCCGCCCGATACCTGCGGTCGTTGCAGTTCCGACTGGCCACAGGCTTGCCGACTGCGAAACCATCATGCCCGCCGATCTCGCCAACGAGCGCATGATCACTCTGGAACCGGGCACATTGTTTGCCATGCGGGTAGAGGTAGCCTTGGCGGGGGTTCCGCGGTCATCGACATTGGAAACGCGCCTTTCCCACACCGCTCTGACGCTGGTTTCCGAGGGAGCGGGCATAGCGATCATCGATCCTTCGTCCGCCACCGAATTCCGGGGACGCGGCGTTGTCGTCAAGCCATTCGGCATTTTCGTCGACGCTGGATTCCTTGCGATCCGACGGAACCAGGGTTCAGACAGCGTGCTCGCCGAACGGTTCGTGAGCGAGTTCTGGAAATATCACGAGGCTCTGCTGAACGGAGCGGAAGCCGACACCGCACCGAGATGA
- a CDS encoding NAD(P)/FAD-dependent oxidoreductase, translating to MRRLPDQDIVIIGAGLVGAALAWGLARAGERPLLLDGEDLSLRASRANFALIWIQGKGLGAPHYARWSMRSARLWPEFASALHETSGVDVALRQRGGFTFALSETELERIHEEVLTVARELGDDAPEHTLLDHAQTAKMVPAIGRDVVGSIYSPMDGDVNSLRLLRALHTGMTNLGARYEPHCEIDEIDPRPGGFLMKGAWGEVFAKRVVLAAGVGNSRLAAMVGIHAPSVRSKGQILVTEKCRPFFPYTSATLRQADEGGVMIGDSQETGTDSIATNQDISAVLADRAIRTFPCLGGVNVLRSWAGFRVKTPDGLPIYEHSAAHPGAYVAMCHSGVTLAAVHALVVAGEIAIQQSALAGNTFPGRRFHVSQN from the coding sequence ATGCGCAGACTGCCAGATCAGGACATCGTCATTATCGGAGCCGGCCTCGTCGGCGCCGCCCTTGCCTGGGGCCTGGCGCGGGCGGGTGAGCGCCCACTGCTGCTCGACGGGGAGGATCTGTCGCTGCGGGCTTCACGCGCCAATTTTGCGCTGATCTGGATTCAGGGCAAGGGTCTCGGTGCGCCTCATTATGCGCGCTGGTCGATGCGTTCGGCCCGTCTCTGGCCGGAATTCGCATCCGCCTTGCATGAAACTTCCGGTGTGGACGTCGCCCTGAGGCAGAGAGGTGGCTTCACCTTCGCGCTCAGCGAAACGGAGCTGGAGCGGATCCATGAAGAAGTCCTGACAGTCGCGCGCGAACTCGGCGATGACGCCCCGGAACATACGCTTCTCGATCATGCGCAGACCGCCAAGATGGTGCCGGCGATCGGCCGGGACGTCGTCGGCTCGATCTATTCCCCGATGGATGGTGACGTGAATTCGTTGCGGCTCCTGCGCGCGCTCCACACCGGCATGACAAATCTCGGCGCGCGATACGAACCGCATTGCGAGATCGATGAGATCGATCCCCGCCCTGGCGGTTTCCTCATGAAAGGTGCCTGGGGCGAGGTTTTCGCCAAACGCGTCGTTCTGGCAGCCGGTGTCGGCAACAGCCGGCTCGCGGCCATGGTCGGCATTCACGCTCCCTCGGTGCGCAGCAAGGGGCAGATCCTCGTCACCGAAAAGTGCCGGCCGTTTTTCCCGTATACCTCGGCCACGCTCAGACAAGCCGACGAGGGCGGTGTGATGATCGGAGATAGCCAGGAAACCGGCACGGACTCGATCGCCACCAACCAGGATATCAGTGCGGTTCTGGCGGATCGGGCCATCCGGACGTTTCCGTGTCTCGGTGGTGTCAATGTTCTGCGCTCCTGGGCGGGCTTTCGCGTCAAGACGCCGGACGGACTGCCCATTTACGAACACTCGGCCGCCCATCCCGGCGCCTACGTGGCGATGTGCCATTCCGGGGTGACGCTTGCCGCCGTCCACGCGCTCGTCGTTGCTGGCGAGATCGCCATCCAACAGTCTGCACTTGCCGGCAACACATTCCCCGGCCGGAGGTTTCATGTTTCGCAGAATTGA
- a CDS encoding ATPase inhibitor subunit zeta gives MSHRGEDVLRMARRNMLLGMWAAKKLNLDGERAKAYSDDLAMGTLDFERSDVLRKIRDDFKAAGVVQSDEDILRVMTESWLQASSPKTATRGDATDAAVVQIARNFISK, from the coding sequence ATGAGCCATCGCGGTGAAGACGTGTTGAGAATGGCGCGCCGCAATATGCTTCTCGGCATGTGGGCCGCGAAAAAACTGAACCTCGACGGGGAACGTGCGAAAGCATACTCAGACGATCTGGCGATGGGCACGCTCGATTTTGAACGGAGCGATGTGCTGCGCAAAATCCGCGACGACTTCAAGGCTGCGGGCGTCGTCCAGTCCGACGAGGATATCCTGCGCGTCATGACCGAGTCATGGCTTCAAGCCTCAAGCCCAAAGACGGCAACACGAGGAGACGCAACAGACGCCGCAGTTGTACAGATTGCGCGCAATTTCATATCGAAGTGA
- the repB gene encoding plasmid partitioning protein RepB codes for MAGNRKNELRALFSGNVPASGSATPADEKQPATVTSAQPAALAATKAPLAEVPRAASGAIKAMGLSLGSITREAEEARALREALMQGERVVELDPDLIDASFVEDRLTDGETDDPDFLALADSIRDSGQQSPILVRPHPEKQGRYQTAYGHRRLNAVRSLGIKVKAIVRPLTDDELVLAQGKENAERRNLSFIERAMFASALADRGFDRKVIGEALAVQKSELSRLLQVAEGVPPVIARAIGPAPKVGRERWMAFGALLEDEAAVQVALEECRSRRFLEAESDHRFQILFSRLSRKPKPETVKPETLVDAGGRAFAKLKRDGKNARIEFAVDVDPAFIDEVAELLARHHAAFAAGREG; via the coding sequence ATGGCTGGTAACCGCAAGAACGAACTGCGCGCCCTTTTCTCCGGCAACGTCCCGGCGTCGGGGTCGGCCACGCCGGCTGACGAAAAGCAGCCCGCCACAGTAACGAGTGCCCAACCCGCCGCGCTGGCGGCGACCAAGGCGCCGCTCGCTGAAGTGCCGCGCGCCGCCTCCGGCGCGATCAAGGCCATGGGCCTTTCGCTCGGCAGCATCACCCGTGAGGCGGAAGAGGCGCGCGCGCTGCGCGAAGCCCTGATGCAGGGCGAGCGTGTTGTCGAACTCGATCCGGATCTGATCGATGCATCCTTCGTCGAGGACCGCCTGACCGACGGTGAAACCGACGACCCGGATTTCCTGGCCCTTGCCGACAGCATTCGCGACAGCGGCCAGCAGTCGCCGATCCTGGTGCGCCCGCATCCGGAGAAGCAGGGCCGCTACCAGACGGCCTACGGCCATCGTCGTCTCAACGCCGTCCGCAGCCTCGGGATCAAGGTCAAGGCGATCGTCCGGCCACTGACCGACGACGAACTGGTGTTGGCCCAGGGCAAGGAAAATGCCGAACGGCGCAATCTCTCCTTTATCGAGCGCGCGATGTTCGCCTCAGCACTTGCCGACCGTGGCTTCGACCGCAAGGTGATCGGCGAGGCGCTTGCCGTGCAGAAAAGCGAGCTGTCGCGTCTGCTACAGGTAGCCGAAGGCGTGCCGCCGGTCATCGCCCGCGCCATCGGCCCGGCGCCCAAGGTTGGCCGCGAGCGCTGGATGGCATTTGGCGCGCTGCTTGAAGACGAGGCCGCGGTCCAGGTGGCCCTGGAGGAATGCCGCTCCCGCCGCTTCCTCGAAGCCGAAAGCGATCACCGCTTCCAGATCCTCTTCAGCCGGCTGTCGCGCAAGCCGAAGCCGGAAACGGTGAAGCCGGAGACGCTGGTCGACGCCGGCGGACGGGCCTTCGCCAAGCTCAAGCGCGACGGCAAGAACGCCCGCATCGAGTTTGCTGTCGACGTCGATCCCGCCTTCATCGACGAGGTCGCCGAGTTGCTCGCCAGGCATCACGCGGCATTTGCAGCGGGCCGCGAAGGCTGA
- a CDS encoding RidA family protein codes for MAERHLRTPIMHRVVEHNGVVYVGGTTCDDESLDMAGQTREILARIDRYLAEAGTDKTKLLTATIFVTDLGKKPDMDAVWKAWAGPEDLPTRATVGVADLGGDTLIEVVVSAFK; via the coding sequence ATGGCAGAACGTCATCTCCGCACGCCCATCATGCATCGCGTCGTCGAACACAACGGCGTCGTCTATGTCGGCGGCACGACCTGCGACGACGAAAGCCTCGACATGGCCGGTCAAACGCGCGAGATTTTGGCCAGGATCGATCGCTATCTCGCGGAAGCTGGGACCGACAAGACGAAGCTCCTGACGGCCACGATCTTTGTTACCGACCTCGGCAAGAAGCCGGACATGGATGCAGTGTGGAAGGCTTGGGCTGGCCCGGAAGATCTGCCGACCCGCGCAACCGTGGGCGTTGCCGATCTCGGTGGAGATACGCTGATCGAAGTGGTCGTTTCAGCGTTCAAGTAG
- a CDS encoding (2Fe-2S)-binding protein — MFRRIDRAGETVTITFDGIPMCVAAEQTVAAALLGQGIATLRSSVVGNRPRAPYCLMGVCFECLVTIDGIQNRQACMTVLRDGMAISSQSGARALDEGC; from the coding sequence ATGTTTCGCAGAATTGATAGAGCTGGGGAGACCGTCACCATCACGTTCGACGGTATCCCCATGTGCGTCGCCGCCGAGCAGACGGTGGCCGCGGCGCTCCTTGGGCAGGGCATCGCGACGCTGCGCAGCAGCGTCGTCGGCAACCGCCCACGCGCGCCCTATTGCTTGATGGGCGTCTGCTTCGAATGCTTGGTAACCATAGACGGCATTCAAAACCGGCAGGCCTGCATGACGGTTCTGCGTGACGGCATGGCCATCTCATCGCAGAGCGGCGCGCGCGCTCTGGACGAAGGGTGCTGA
- a CDS encoding ABC transporter ATP-binding protein, whose product MMNAPVVPAVKIAGLEKSYGAYKVLHSISLSANQGEVVSILGSSGSGKSTLLRCINMLEVPDAGEISIHGESYRLTQRPDFGPRVADQKQLLRLRSQATMVFQSFNLWSHLTILENLIEAPVHVQRRNRAECVAEAEALLERVGIADKRNFYPAHLSGGQQQRAAIARALAMRPKIMLFDEPTSAIDPELVAEVLKVMRDLAAEGRTMLVVTHEMGFARDVSSRVLFLHKGLIEEDGRPEEVFSNPKSDRFRQFISKQNA is encoded by the coding sequence ATGATGAACGCGCCCGTCGTTCCGGCCGTGAAAATCGCCGGGCTCGAGAAAAGCTACGGTGCCTACAAGGTGCTGCATTCCATCTCGCTCAGTGCCAACCAGGGCGAAGTCGTCTCGATCCTCGGGTCCTCGGGATCCGGCAAGTCCACGCTGCTTCGCTGCATCAACATGCTGGAAGTGCCGGATGCGGGCGAAATCTCGATCCACGGTGAGAGTTACAGACTTACGCAGCGCCCTGACTTTGGCCCACGTGTCGCCGATCAGAAGCAACTGCTGCGGCTCCGATCGCAAGCGACGATGGTGTTCCAGTCCTTCAATCTCTGGTCTCACCTGACGATCCTGGAAAATCTCATCGAGGCGCCGGTCCATGTGCAAAGGCGTAACCGGGCCGAATGTGTCGCCGAGGCCGAAGCCCTGCTCGAGCGCGTTGGCATCGCCGACAAGCGCAACTTCTATCCGGCCCATCTCTCCGGGGGGCAGCAGCAACGCGCGGCCATCGCGCGGGCGCTCGCCATGCGGCCCAAGATCATGCTGTTCGATGAACCGACTTCGGCGATCGATCCGGAACTGGTTGCTGAAGTGCTGAAGGTTATGCGCGATCTCGCAGCCGAGGGCCGCACCATGCTCGTCGTCACCCATGAGATGGGCTTTGCCCGCGACGTCTCGAGCCGGGTTCTGTTCCTGCACAAGGGGCTGATCGAAGAGGACGGTCGCCCCGAGGAGGTTTTCTCGAACCCGAAAAGCGATCGGTTCCGCCAGTTCATTTCCAAGCAGAACGCCTGA
- a CDS encoding lysine/arginine/ornithine ABC transporter substrate-binding protein, giving the protein MKLKIVLSAVSLLATAHVAQAQDVIRIATEGAYAPWNFSGPNNVLEGFEIDLANELCGRMKAKCEIIAQNWDGIIPSLTAGKYDAIMAAMSITPKREEVMAFSAPYAAAINSFAAMEGSDLADLPDTGKPLSVDSEAAKPVLAEIARKIQGKAVGVQGSTTASAFMEQYFRDGADVREYKTTEEHNFDLASARLDAVVANATVLAAALEKDDMKGAKLTGPLFSGKVFGLIGVGLRKEDTALKARFDEVIKAAVADGTVKALSEKWFKVDVSPQE; this is encoded by the coding sequence ATGAAACTGAAGATCGTATTGTCCGCCGTCAGCTTGCTGGCAACGGCCCATGTCGCGCAAGCGCAGGATGTCATCCGCATCGCCACGGAAGGTGCCTATGCTCCCTGGAATTTTTCCGGCCCCAACAACGTGCTCGAAGGCTTCGAAATCGACCTGGCGAACGAACTGTGCGGGCGGATGAAAGCCAAGTGCGAAATCATCGCACAGAACTGGGACGGTATCATCCCTTCGCTCACCGCCGGCAAGTATGACGCGATCATGGCCGCCATGAGCATCACGCCCAAGCGCGAAGAGGTAATGGCGTTCTCAGCACCTTACGCTGCGGCAATCAACTCCTTTGCCGCGATGGAAGGCAGCGACCTTGCCGACCTGCCGGATACGGGCAAGCCGCTCTCGGTCGATTCCGAAGCCGCCAAGCCCGTGCTGGCGGAAATCGCCAGGAAGATCCAGGGCAAGGCCGTCGGCGTGCAGGGTTCGACCACGGCATCTGCATTCATGGAGCAATACTTCCGCGATGGCGCCGACGTTCGTGAGTACAAGACCACCGAAGAACACAACTTCGATCTCGCCAGTGCACGCCTTGACGCTGTCGTTGCCAATGCGACCGTTCTCGCCGCGGCACTCGAGAAGGACGACATGAAGGGGGCCAAGCTGACCGGCCCGCTCTTCTCGGGCAAGGTGTTCGGCTTGATCGGCGTTGGCCTGCGCAAGGAAGACACCGCGTTGAAGGCCCGTTTCGACGAGGTCATCAAGGCTGCGGTTGCCGATGGCACGGTGAAGGCGCTCTCGGAAAAGTGGTTCAAGGTGGACGTGAGCCCCCAAGAGTAA